The Pan troglodytes isolate AG18354 chromosome 1, NHGRI_mPanTro3-v2.0_pri, whole genome shotgun sequence genome includes a region encoding these proteins:
- the RAB29 gene encoding ras-related protein Rab-7L1 isoform X3 → MTRLYYRDASACVIMFDVTNATTFSNSQRWKQDLDSKLTLPNGEPVPCLLLANKCDLSPWAVSRDQIDRFSKENGFTGWTETSVKENKNINEAMRVLIEKMMRNSTEDIMSLSTQGDYINLQTKSSSWSCC, encoded by the exons ATGACACGATTGTATTATCGGGATGCCTCTGCCTGTGTTATTATGTTTGACGTTACCAATGCCACTACCTTCAGCAACAGCCAGAGGTGGAAACAGGACCTAGACAGCAAGCTCACACTACCCAATGGAGAGCCGGTGCCCTGCCTGCTCTTGGCCAACAAG TGTGATCTGTCCCCTTGGGCAGTGAGCCGGGACCAGATTGACCGGTTCAGTAAAGAGAACGGTTTCACAGGTTGGACAGAAACATCAGTCAAGGagaacaaaaatattaatgagGCTATGAG agtCCTCATTGAAAAGATGATGAGAAATTCCACAGAAGATATCATGTCTTTGTCCACCCAAGGGGACTACATCAATCTACAAACCAAGTCCTCCAGCTGGTCCTGCTGCTAG